The proteins below are encoded in one region of Papio anubis isolate 15944 chromosome 19, Panubis1.0, whole genome shotgun sequence:
- the LOC110741760 gene encoding uncharacterized protein LOC110741760: MHDLSFTCKRSWGPDGGKAPPPGPARQAAAVALPADSARSPPPPPQQQSGARPGAGKPRAGCAGPAGGRGGDMARLPGIGRWRGESALPPLLVRGRAGPVAFPCGPESSSAPAPRRPGQAAPPQCRAAARAGRTASSSRAAPRRGASLAGRLAPLTRSHPLGGRGAEGRAGRASRGEQEGANAGSATRAAPLPQQRRRPGPCCCCQLVENTLSMRARGPHPGNFRVWPFSPAAFLSPGCRRLPPQVTARVALRRRLQGRASRGAALNPGLGLGLSLRAGRGEGLLEGVVAGKIGISWQKSSQGARESSA; encoded by the coding sequence CTGCAAGCGAAGCTGGGGGCCGGACGGAGGCAAGGCACCGCCGCCCGGCCCGGCTCGTCAGGCGGCCGCGGTCGCCCTCCCAGCGGATTCCGCGCgctccccgccgccgccgccgcagcagCAGTCGGGAGCCCGCCCCGGGGCGGGGAAGCCGCGGGCGGGGTGCGCGGGCCCGGccgggggaaggggaggggacatGGCGCGGTTACCTGGGATCGGGCGGTGGCGAGGGGAGTCCGCTCTCCCGCCGCTGCTGGTCCGCGGACGCGCCGGGCCCGTCGCTTTCCCCTGCGGCCCGGAGAGCTCCTCGGCCCCCGCCCCGAGGCGTCCCGGCCAGGCCGCCCCTCCTCAGTGCCGCGCCGCTGCCCGCGCGGGCCGGACCGCCTCGAGCTCCCGGGCCGCCCCGCGGCGGGGGGCCTCTCTCGCTGGGCGCCTGGCTCCCCTCACCCGCTCCCACCCCCTGGGCGGCCGCGGAGCCGAGGGGAGGGCGGGAAGGGCCTCCCGAGGAGAGCAGGAGGGCGCGAACGCAGGCTCCGCCACCCGAGCCGCTCCGTTACCGCAGCAGCGACGACGACCAGGGCCGTGTTGTTGCTGCCAACTTGTCGAGAACACACTGAGCATGCGCGCGCGGGGACCACATCCGGGTAATTTCAGGGTTTGGCCCTTTTCCCCCGCAGCTTTCCTTTCTCCCGGCTGTCGCCGCCTCCCGCCCCAAGTGACGGCGAGAGTCGCTCTGCGCAGGCGCCTGCAGGGCAGAGCCAGCCGAGGGGCGGCTCTGAATCccggcctgggcctgggcctgagcCTCCGCGCGGGCAGAGGCGAAGGCCTGCTTGAGGGAGTGGTCGCCGGGAAAATTGGCATCTCTTGGCAAAAAAGTTCCCAAGGAGCGCGGGAGAGCTCGGCGTAG